A section of the Planifilum fimeticola genome encodes:
- a CDS encoding STAS domain-containing protein, whose protein sequence is MNVTIHEKAESDKITTLVVEGEVDAYTAPRLRERLIPLCEKAEVVNLDLSKVTYMDSTGLGVLIGAYKALRTSSGRLRIYGINPRLERLFQITGLSEIFCVEDKSQGDGKS, encoded by the coding sequence ATGAACGTAACGATTCATGAAAAAGCGGAATCCGATAAGATCACGACTCTGGTCGTGGAAGGCGAGGTGGACGCCTACACCGCGCCCCGTCTTCGCGAGCGGCTGATCCCCTTGTGTGAAAAGGCGGAAGTGGTGAATCTGGACTTGTCCAAGGTGACCTACATGGACAGTACCGGATTGGGTGTGCTGATCGGGGCGTACAAGGCGCTGCGCACGTCGTCCGGCCGTTTGAGAATATACGGGATCAATCCTCGTTTGGAGCGGCTGTTTCAGATCACGGGCCTGAGTGAGATTTTCTGTGTGGAAGACAAGTCGCAGGGGGACGGAAAATCATGA